CCAGTCAGAGTTACCAAAGCCAACGTTGGCTGTTACATAAAAAGAGCCATCAGGGCCAACTTTAGGGCCAAAAGAATATTCGTGGTAGTGACCCGAAATAGGCCAAGCATATACCGTTTCATAACGGTCGGCTTTGCCGTCTCCATTTTTGTCAACTAATCTTGTAAGTTCACCACGTTGTGCACAATACAGGTTGTTGTCTTTGAAAGCCAAGCCCAAAATTTCGTGCAGGCCACTCGCAAATTTGCGAAAGTTGGGTTTGCTAGAAGTTGGGTTTTCGATAATATAGACATCGCCACGACGTGTAGAAGCAGCCAAGTCGCCATTGGGAAGAGTAATTAAACCACCAACTTCAAGCACAATCCCTTCTGGAATAGGTATTTTAACGATTTTGTAATAATCGTTTTCTGTAGGGGTATTTTGTGCTAAAGCCCCTGAGCCAATACACCCTGCAAGGAGGAGTGATTTGCTAAATGTGTTAAAAAATGATTTTATATTCATTGCGTTAAAAATCTAAATAAATGGTGAAATAGCATACCGCTCGATATAAGTAAGTGAGATGTTGAATTTGATTGAAGATTTTTAATGATTCAATCATTCGCTCTATTACTTAATTAGCTCAGAAATATACAATAATCTTTTTCTCCGAGCCTCTAGCCATACATTACCACATAATTGAATATTGAACTTTTTCAGCAACTGGCACTGTCAAAATAGTTTTATCGCCAGCTTTTTCAATACTTGCTCCTGTAGCTTTGATATAGTAGCTTTTGCCATCAACAAGATAAGTATCGTCAGATAACTTGCTGATGTCCTTGCCAACAGCCAATCGAACCGACTGGTTAGCAGCAGGCGTTTTGAAGGTCAATGTACGAAGCAAATATTTGTCGTCGGTTACACGGATTTGGTCTTCAATCTCGCTATTAGCTATTTGATAACGGAAAGTTGGTAAGTCGTTGGCATCTAGCACATACCCTAAAGGGCGGTAATTGGCTGGTACGTCCAACAACGTTGCTTTGTCGGCATTGGCCACTACTACAGGGCTATCGGTAAGGGTAAGCAATGCACCACGGGCACGTGATGAACCATCGCCACGATCGTCCCACATAGGTGATGTATCCAAGAAGTCGCCTTTCCAGATTTGAACAATAGCACCATTGTCTAAATCATAAGTATAGTGTAAGTTGCTTGGGTTACCTACGTTTACAGCATGAACAACACGTTTGATTTTTTTACCATTATCATATAAGTCTGTGAATGAACGGAATACAAGAGGTTCTTTGGCATCTAGCAAAATAGGGTCGGCAGGAGGGCCAGACAATGTTGAAGCCAAAGTATGATAAGCTGTTGAACGGAAACTTGGTCCTTTTACCCACATTCCCAAAATAGGAGGCATCCAACCGTCGGTTTTATAAACAGTAATTTCAACAGGTACTTTCCCAGCAGGCAGTTCGATTTCGGCCGAACGCTTGTCTCTCGACTGTGTCCAAGCATCTGGTAAAAGCTCTTTGCCATTTACATTTACATAATATTTTCCAGCCAATTGAAACTCAAAAGTGTGGTTTCCAGCCTTAGGAATATCTAAAGTAGTAGTAAAAATTTGGGCAAAATCATTAGTTTGTTTACTTACATCCCAAGAAAGCTTGTCGATAGAGCCAGTAGCATCTGGTTTTTTGCTCAAGAAATCTTTAGGTTCTTTGAATTTACCATAAAACACCTTGTAGCTAACAGGACTCATTGTAGCAGGTTTACCACTAAAATTAGCCACTTTAATATTTCTGAAAGCCACAGCACCGTGGTCGCCTTGAATCATGAAAGGGCCTAAGGCTGCTTCAGTTTCAGAGATAGGGCCGCCTGTTGGGCCTGTTAGTTCAACGTTTTCGTGCAAGACAGCTCCGTTTAATTTAATCAATAATACCTTTGCATTGGCAATTTTTTTACCTGCTGCATCAAAACGAGGAGCTTGGAAAGATATTTGCATGTGCTGCC
The DNA window shown above is from Flectobacillus major DSM 103 and carries:
- a CDS encoding family 16 glycoside hydrolase codes for the protein MRKLLLVASLCLPLFVSAQETVSLNDMSFWKPTGKTNWQIAGEVNADLSKSEAMTITAGKGVLVNLPDANNRANLISAAEYGDVDVEFDFMMATHSNSGFYLQGRYEIQLLDSWGVKKPAYGDCGGIYKRRKFIPQEYLYEGHAPRVNACLAPGLWQHMQISFQAPRFDAAGKKIANAKVLLIKLNGAVLHENVELTGPTGGPISETEAALGPFMIQGDHGAVAFRNIKVANFSGKPATMSPVSYKVFYGKFKEPKDFLSKKPDATGSIDKLSWDVSKQTNDFAQIFTTTLDIPKAGNHTFEFQLAGKYYVNVNGKELLPDAWTQSRDKRSAEIELPAGKVPVEITVYKTDGWMPPILGMWVKGPSFRSTAYHTLASTLSGPPADPILLDAKEPLVFRSFTDLYDNGKKIKRVVHAVNVGNPSNLHYTYDLDNGAIVQIWKGDFLDTSPMWDDRGDGSSRARGALLTLTDSPVVVANADKATLLDVPANYRPLGYVLDANDLPTFRYQIANSEIEDQIRVTDDKYLLRTLTFKTPAANQSVRLAVGKDISKLSDDTYLVDGKSYYIKATGASIEKAGDKTILTVPVAEKVQYSIMW